Proteins encoded in a region of the Takifugu flavidus isolate HTHZ2018 chromosome 8, ASM371156v2, whole genome shotgun sequence genome:
- the kif1b gene encoding kinesin-like protein KIF1B isoform X14 encodes MSGASVKVAVRVRPFNSREMNMEAKCIIHMQGNSTTIANPKAPKEPAKNFSFDYSYWSHTTTEDPNFASQNRVYNDIGKEMLQHAFEGYNVCIFAYGQTGAGKSYTMMGKQEEGQEGIIPMLCEDLFEKINGETNKEGLSYSVEVSYMEIYCERVRDLLNPKNKGNLRVREHPLMGPYVEDLSKLAVTSYTDIADLMDAGNKARTVAATNMNETSSRSHAVFTIVFTQKKHDSETDLSTEKVSKISLVDLAGSERADSTGAKGTRLKEGANINKSLTTLGKVISALAEVSKKKKKTDFIPYRDSVLTWLLRENLGGNSRTAMVAALSPADVNYDETLSTLRYADRAKNIKCNAVINEDPNNKLVRDLKDEVSRLKELLRAQGLGDILDTPLGSLTASPSSGSLSSQVGLQSVTSIQERIMSTPGGEEAIERLKESEKIIAELNETWEEKLRKTEAIRMEREALLAEMGVAIREDGGTLGVFSPKKTPHLVNLNEDPLMSECLLYYIKDGITRVGQADAERRQDIVLSGAHIREEHCIFRSERNANGDVVVLLVPCEGSETYVNGKRVEDAIQLRSGNRIIMGKNHVFRFNHPEQARAEREKTPSAETPMEPVDWTFAQRELLEKQGIDMKQEMEKRLTEMEILYKKEKEEADQLLEQQRLVYESKLQELQKQVETISLVAETPDEEELYEEEEEEVPWTQHEFELAQWAFRKWRYHQFTSLRDQLWGNAVYLKEANAISVELKKKVQFQFVLLTETLYSPLPPELASQEPEKERDSRPFPRTVVAVEVQDLKNGATHHWSLDKLKQRLEKMREMYDRAGEMASTNQEEGEGPLTGNDPFYDRFHWFKLVGSSPIFHGCVNEHLADRTPSPTFSTTDSEITEMADERQSEMSDLIDDEAFVDDTSSDAGTEEGSDIFSDGQDPFYDRSPWFILVGRAFVYLSNLLYSVPLVHRVAIVTEKGEVRGFLRVGVQAIAADEEAPDYGSGVRQSGTAKISFDDEYFKKNEFPSTVMTRSGMSLEELRIVEGQGQSSEVITPSEELNRINDIDLKLGNIADTKLIREGLAGQLEVGSIFTFRVTVLQASGVQPEYADIFCQFNFLHRHDEAFSTEPLKNAGKGAPLGFYHVQNISVEVTESFIEYIKSKPIVFEVFGHYQQHPLHLHGQELISPPTQSRKYYPIPMPLSKPVPATKLNTITKSNLGQCVSKYDLLVWFEISELEPTGEYIPAIVDHSGGLPCHGTYLLHQGIQRRITVTLIHEKGSELHWKDVRELVVGRIRNKAEVDDRASDGILSLNIISAKNIKSSHNSNRTFYRFEAVWDSSLHNSLLLNRVTPYGEKIYMTLSAYLELDHCIQPAIITKDICMVFYSRDAKISPPRSLRNLFVSGYSKTPDCNRVTGIYELSLCKMSDTGSPGMQRRRRKVLDTSVAYVRGEENLAGWRPRGDSLIVEHQWELEKMEQLHEVEKTRHLLLLREKLGDTNPAPSTKSLSELLSPSMSSGTLSTSTSISSQISSTTYESAITPSESSGYDSTDIESLVDREKELATKCLRLLTHTFNSEYNQVVNSISDCKLSDISALGRDPSVTSFSSATLTPSSTCPSLADSRCGSIDQKTPENNSRASSPSYSDYENFPMVPSVETSYLARAGKNEFLNLVPDIEEMRPGSVVSKKGFLSFMEPRSNSWVKHFVVVRRPYVFIYNSDKDPVERGVLNLSTAQVEYSEDQQAMLKTPNTFAVCTKHRGILLQALNEKDMNDWLYAFNPLLAGTIRSKLARRRSGLTKN; translated from the exons ATGTCTGGGGCTTCCGTGAAAGTTGCGGTCCGCGTTCGTCCCTTTAATTCCAGGGAGATGAACATGGAAGCAAAATGCATCATTCACATGCAAGGCAACTCTACAA CTATTGCCAACCCCAAAGCCCCAAAGGAGCCAGCAAAGAACTTCAGTTTTGATTATTCCTACTGGTCACACACAACG ACGGAAGACCCCAACTTTGCATCTCAGAACCGGGTGTATAATGACATCGGCAAAGAGATGCTGCAACACGCTTTCGAGGGCTACAACGTCTGCATCTTTGCTTATGGACAGACAGGAGCAGGCAAATCGTATACTATGATggggaagcaggaggaggggcaggaaggAATCATTCCCATG ctCTGTGAAGATCTATTTGAGAAGATCAATGGGGAGACCAACAAAGAAGGGCTCTCCTACTCAGTTGAG GTCAGTTATATGGAGATCTACTGTGAGCGAGTAAGAGATTTGCTCAACCCCAAGAACAAAGGGAACCTGCGGGTACGAGAGCACCCTCTGATGGGCCCCTATGTGGAGGACCTGTCCAAGCTCGCTGTCACCTCTTACACAGACATCGCTGACCTCATGGATGCAGGCAACAAGGCCAG AACTGTGGCTGCCACCAACATGAACgagaccagcagcaggtccCACGCCGTTTTCACAATCGTCTTCACGCAGAAAAAACACGACAGCGAAACAGACCTTTCTACAGAAAAG GTCAGTAAAATTAGTCTGGTAGACTTGGCTGGAAGTGAACGAGCAGATTCCACTGGAGCTAAAGGTACCAGGCTAAAG GAGGGAGCAAACATCAACAAATCTCTCACCACTTTAGGAAAAGTCATCTCAGCTTTGGCGGAGGTG agcaagaaaaagaagaagactgACTTCATCCCATACAGAGACTCTGTTCTGACATGGCTACTGAGAGAAAATCTGG GTGGAAATTCGAGAACAGCCATGGTAGCGGCCCTCAGTCCAGCTGATGTCAACTATGATGAGACTCTCAGCACACTCCG gTATGCTGACCGAGCAAAGAACATCAAATGCAATGCTGTTATTAATGAGGATCCCAACAACAAGCTGGTGCGGGACTTGAAGGACGAGGTGTCTCGTCTGAAGGAACTGCTTCGTGCCCAGGGCCTGGGAGACATCCTGGATA CACCTCTTGGTTCCTTGACAGCCTCTCCATCTTCTGGCTCACTGTCCAGCCAGGTGGGCTTGCAGTCAGTCACCAGCATCCAGGAGCGCATCATGTCTAcgccaggaggagaggaagctaTTGAAAGACTCAAG GAATCCGAAAAGATCATCGCTGAGCTCAATGAAACTTGGGAAGAGAAACTGCGAAAGACAGAGGCCATTCGCATGGAGAG GGAGGCCTTACTGGCTGAGATGGGTGTGGCAATTCGTGAAGATGGAGGCACTTTAGGTGTCTTCTCACCTAAAAAG ACTCCACACCTGGTTAACCTGAATGAGGATCCTCTGATGTCAGAGTGTCTGCTCTACTACATAAAAGACGGAATTACAAG GGTTGGTCAAGCTGATGCTGAGAGACGACAGGACATTGTTTTAAGTGGTGCTcacatcagagaggagcactgcatCTTCCGCAGTGAGAGGAATGCCAACGGAGACG TTGTTGTCCTGCTGGTGCCCTGCGAGGGGTCGGAGACCTATGTTAATGGCAAACGTGTTGAAGACGCAATCCAGCTTCGTTCAG GTAACCGGATCATTATGGGGAAGAACCACGTGTTCCGGTTCAACCACCCAGAACAGGCCAGAGCTGAAAGGGAGAAGACGCCCTCTGCTGAAACTCCCATGGAGCCGGTGGATTGGACCTTTGCTCAGAGAGAACTTTTGGAGAAGCAGGGAATTGACATGAAACAGGAGATGGAGAAACG GCTCACTGAAATGGAAATTctgtacaaaaaagaaaaagaagaagcagaccAACTCCTGGAACAGCAGCGACTG GTGTACGAGAGCAAATTGCAGGAACTGCAGAAACAAGTGGAGACTATATCTCTGGTGGCCGAGACGCCCGATGAAGAGGAGTtatatgaggaggaggaagaggaag TTCCATGGACTCAGCATGAGTTTGAGTTGGCTCAGTGGGCCTTCAGGAAGTGGAGATACCATCAGTTCACCTCCCTGCGTGATCAGCTGTGGGGCAACGCTGTCTACTTAAAGGAAGCCAATGCCATTAGTGTAGAGCTCAAGAAAAAG GTTCAGTTCCAGTTTGTCCTCCTGACAGAGACCTTGTACTCACCACTGCCCCCTGAGTTGGCATCACAAGAGCCTGAAAAAGAGCGTGACTCCAGGCCTTTCCCCCGCACTGTGGTAGCTGTGGAGGTTCAGGATCTAAAAAATGGAGCCACTCACCACTGGTCACTGGATAAACTCAA GCAACGGTTGGAGAAGATGAGAGAGATGTATGACCGTGCTGGAGAAATGGCGTCCACAAaccaggaggaaggagaaggaccTCTGACAGGAAACGACCCGTTTTATGACCGCTTCCATTGGTTTAAGCTGGTGGGAAG CTCCCCCATCTTCCACGGTTGTGTCAATGAGCACTTGGCCGACCGCACGCCCTCCCCCACATTTTCCACCACCGACTCGGAGATCACTGAGATGGCAGACGAGCGTCAGAGCGAGATGTCCGATTTAATCGACGACGAGGCATTCGTGGACGACACCAGCTCGGACGCCGGCACGGAGGAGGGCTCCGACATCTTCAGCGATGGCCAGGACCCGTTCTACGACCGCTCCCCCTGGTTCATCCTGGTGGGAAG AGCTTTTGTGTACCTGAGTAACCTGCTGTACTCTGTTCCACTGGTGCACCGTGTTGCCATAGTAACAGAGAAGGGCGAGGTGCGTGGTTTCCTGCGGGTGGGAGTCCAGGCTATAGCTG CTGATGAGGAGGCTCCAGACTACGGTTCAGGAGTTAGACAGTCAGGAACTGCCAAGATCTCTTTTGATGACGAATACTTTAAAAAG AACGAGTTTCCCTCTACTGTCATGACCCGCTCTGGTATGTCCTTGGAAGAGCTGCGCATtgttgagggtcagggtcaaagtTCGGAGGTCATCACACCTTCAGAGGAGCTCAATCGAATCAATGACATTG ACCTCAAACTGGGCAACATCGCAGACACCAAACTGATCCGTGAGGGTCTGGCAGGTCAGCTGGAAGTTGGAAGCATCTTTACTTTCCGTGTCACTGTGCTACAGGCTAGCGGTGTCCAACCTGAGTACGCAGACATCTTCTGTCAGTTCAA TTTCCTACATCGACACGATGAAGCTTTTTCCACTGAGCCGTTGAAGAACGCAGGGAAAGGAGCTCCCCTGGGCTTTTACCACGTCCAGAAT ATTTCTGTTGAGGTCACGGAGTCCTTCATCGAGTACATCAAGAGTAAGCCCATTGTGTTTGAAGTGTTTGGACACTACCAGCAACACCCGCTGCACCTTCATGGCCAGGAGCTCATCAG TCCTCCAACACAGTCGAGGAAATACTATCCTATTCCAATGCCTCTGTCTAAACCAG TTCCAGCTACCAAGTTGAACACCATCACCAAGTCCAACCTGGGTCAGTGCGTGAGCAAGTACGATCTTCTGGTCTGGTTTGAGATCAGTGAGCTGGAGCCCACAGGAGA GTACATCCCAGCTATAGTGGATCACAGTGGAGGACTGCCCTGCCATGGCACCTACCTCTTGCACCAG GGAATCCAGAGGAGAATCACAGTGACTCTCATTCACGAGAAGGGAAGTGAGCTACACTGGAAGGATGTTCGAGAGCTGGTAGTAG GCCGCATCAGGAACAAGGCTGAAGTGGACGACAGGGCTTCTGATGGCATTCTCTCCCTCAACATCATCTCTGCCAAGAACATCAAGTCGTCTCACAACTCCAACAG GACTTTCTACCGCTTCGAGGCTGTGTGGGACAGCTCCCTGCACAACTCCCTACTGCTGAACCGAGTCACTCCTTATGGCGAGAAGATTTACATGACTTTGTCCGCATATCTCGAG TTGGACCATTGCATCCAGCCTGCTATTATTACCAAAGACATCTGCATGGTCTTCTACTCCCGAGACGCTAAGATCTCCCCTCCTCGGTCCCTCAGGAACCTGTTTGTGAGCGGATACTCCAAAACCCCAGACTG CAATCGAGTCACTGGCATCTACGAGCTGAGCTTGTGTAAGATGTCTGACACCGGAAGTCCAG GGATgcagcggaggaggagaaaggtgcTGGACACATCCGTGGCTTACGTGCGTGGAGAGGAGAACCTGGCCGGGTGGAGGCCCAGAGGAGACAGTCTGATCGTGGAGCACCAATGGGAGCTGGAGAAAATGGAGCAGTTGCATGAG GTGGAGAAAACccgccacctgctgctgctgagggagaAACTGGGTGACACCAACCCAGCTCCCTCCACCAAATCCCTGAGTGAGCTGCTGTCACCCAGCATGAGCTCGGGGACCCTGTCCACCTCCACATccatctcctcccagatctccAGCACCACCTATGAAAGTGCCATCACCCCCAGCGAGAGCAGCGGCTACGACTCAACGGACATAGAGAGCCTGGTGGATCGTGAGAAGGAGCTGGCCACCAAG TGCCTGCGCCTCCTGACACACACCTTCAACAGTGAATACAACCAAGTGGTCAACAGCATCAGCGACTGCAAG TTGTCCGATATCTCAGCCCTGGGACGTGACCCATCAGTGACCAGCTTCAGCAGCGCCactctcaccccctcctccacgTGCCCCTCCCTCGCCGACTCCCGCTGTGGTTCCATAGACCAAAA GACTCCAGAGAACAACTCCCGTGCCTCCAGTCCCTCCTACTCAGACTACGAGAACTTCCCGATGGTTCCGTCTGTGGAGACTTCCTACCTTGCACGGGCAGGAAAGAACGAGTTCCTCAACTTGGTGCCTGATATTGAAGAGATGAGGCCAGG ATCGGTAGTATCCAAGAAAGGCTTCCTGAGCTTCATGGAGCCGCGCTCCAACTCGTGGGTGAAGCACTTCGTGGTGGTGCGTCGGCCCTACGTCTTCATCTACAACAGCGACAAGGACCCTGTGGAACGTGGCGTCCTCAACCTGTCCACTGCTCAGGTGGAGTACAGTGAAGACCAGCAGGCCATGCTGAAG ACTCCAAACACGTTTGCTGTGTGCACGAAGCATCGAGGAATCCTCCTCCAGGCCCTCAACGAGAAAGACATGAACGACTGGCTTTACGCCTTTAACCCTCTGCTGGCTGGAACGATAAG ATCCAAGCTGGCGAGGAGGCGCAGCGGCCTAACGAAGAACTGA
- the kif1b gene encoding kinesin-like protein KIF1B isoform X8 has product MSGASVKVAVRVRPFNSREMNMEAKCIIHMQGNSTTIANPKAPKEPAKNFSFDYSYWSHTTTEDPNFASQNRVYNDIGKEMLQHAFEGYNVCIFAYGQTGAGKSYTMMGKQEEGQEGIIPMLCEDLFEKINGETNKEGLSYSVEVSYMEIYCERVRDLLNPKNKGNLRVREHPLMGPYVEDLSKLAVTSYTDIADLMDAGNKARTVAATNMNETSSRSHAVFTIVFTQKKHDSETDLSTEKVSKISLVDLAGSERADSTGAKGTRLKEGANINKSLTTLGKVISALAEVDNSTNKSKKKKKTDFIPYRDSVLTWLLRENLGGNSRTAMVAALSPADVNYDETLSTLRYADRAKNIKCNAVINEDPNNKLVRDLKDEVSRLKELLRAQGLGDILDIDPMGDDYPGSGIKYLKDFQNNKNRYLIASENQRPGHFSTAPLGSLTASPSSGSLSSQVGLQSVTSIQERIMSTPGGEEAIERLKESEKIIAELNETWEEKLRKTEAIRMEREALLAEMGVAIREDGGTLGVFSPKKTPHLVNLNEDPLMSECLLYYIKDGITRVGQADAERRQDIVLSGAHIREEHCIFRSERNANGDVVVLLVPCEGSETYVNGKRVEDAIQLRSGNRIIMGKNHVFRFNHPEQARAEREKTPSAETPMEPVDWTFAQRELLEKQGIDMKQEMEKRLTEMEILYKKEKEEADQLLEQQRLVYESKLQELQKQVETISLVAETPDEEELYEEEEEEVPWTQHEFELAQWAFRKWRYHQFTSLRDQLWGNAVYLKEANAISVELKKKVQFQFVLLTETLYSPLPPELASQEPEKERDSRPFPRTVVAVEVQDLKNGATHHWSLDKLKQRLEKMREMYDRAGEMASTNQEEGEGPLTGNDPFYDRFHWFKLVGSSPIFHGCVNEHLADRTPSPTFSTTDSEITEMADERQSEMSDLIDDEAFVDDTSSDAGTEEGSDIFSDGQDPFYDRSPWFILVGRAFVYLSNLLYSVPLVHRVAIVTEKGEVRGFLRVGVQAIAADEEAPDYGSGVRQSGTAKISFDDEYFKKNEFPSTVMTRSGMSLEELRIVEGQGQSSEVITPSEELNRINDIDLKLGNIADTKLIREGLAGQLEVGSIFTFRVTVLQASGVQPEYADIFCQFNFLHRHDEAFSTEPLKNAGKGAPLGFYHVQNISVEVTESFIEYIKSKPIVFEVFGHYQQHPLHLHGQELISPPTQSRKYYPIPMPLSKPVPATKLNTITKSNLGQCVSKYDLLVWFEISELEPTGEYIPAIVDHSGGLPCHGTYLLHQGIQRRITVTLIHEKGSELHWKDVRELVVGRIRNKAEVDDRASDGILSLNIISAKNIKSSHNSNRTFYRFEAVWDSSLHNSLLLNRVTPYGEKIYMTLSAYLELDHCIQPAIITKDICMVFYSRDAKISPPRSLRNLFVSGYSKTPDCNRVTGIYELSLCKMSDTGSPGMQRRRRKVLDTSVAYVRGEENLAGWRPRGDSLIVEHQWELEKMEQLHEVEKTRHLLLLREKLGDTNPAPSTKSLSELLSPSMSSGTLSTSTSISSQISSTTYESAITPSESSGYDSTDIESLVDREKELATKCLRLLTHTFNSEYNQVVNSISDCKLSDISALGRDPSVTSFSSATLTPSSTCPSLADSRCGSIDQKTPENNSRASSPSYSDYENFPMVPSVETSYLARAGKNEFLNLVPDIEEMRPGSVVSKKGFLSFMEPRSNSWVKHFVVVRRPYVFIYNSDKDPVERGVLNLSTAQVEYSEDQQAMLKTPNTFAVCTKHRGILLQALNEKDMNDWLYAFNPLLAGTIRSKLARRRSGLTKN; this is encoded by the exons ATGTCTGGGGCTTCCGTGAAAGTTGCGGTCCGCGTTCGTCCCTTTAATTCCAGGGAGATGAACATGGAAGCAAAATGCATCATTCACATGCAAGGCAACTCTACAA CTATTGCCAACCCCAAAGCCCCAAAGGAGCCAGCAAAGAACTTCAGTTTTGATTATTCCTACTGGTCACACACAACG ACGGAAGACCCCAACTTTGCATCTCAGAACCGGGTGTATAATGACATCGGCAAAGAGATGCTGCAACACGCTTTCGAGGGCTACAACGTCTGCATCTTTGCTTATGGACAGACAGGAGCAGGCAAATCGTATACTATGATggggaagcaggaggaggggcaggaaggAATCATTCCCATG ctCTGTGAAGATCTATTTGAGAAGATCAATGGGGAGACCAACAAAGAAGGGCTCTCCTACTCAGTTGAG GTCAGTTATATGGAGATCTACTGTGAGCGAGTAAGAGATTTGCTCAACCCCAAGAACAAAGGGAACCTGCGGGTACGAGAGCACCCTCTGATGGGCCCCTATGTGGAGGACCTGTCCAAGCTCGCTGTCACCTCTTACACAGACATCGCTGACCTCATGGATGCAGGCAACAAGGCCAG AACTGTGGCTGCCACCAACATGAACgagaccagcagcaggtccCACGCCGTTTTCACAATCGTCTTCACGCAGAAAAAACACGACAGCGAAACAGACCTTTCTACAGAAAAG GTCAGTAAAATTAGTCTGGTAGACTTGGCTGGAAGTGAACGAGCAGATTCCACTGGAGCTAAAGGTACCAGGCTAAAG GAGGGAGCAAACATCAACAAATCTCTCACCACTTTAGGAAAAGTCATCTCAGCTTTGGCGGAGGTG GATAACTCTACCAACAAG agcaagaaaaagaagaagactgACTTCATCCCATACAGAGACTCTGTTCTGACATGGCTACTGAGAGAAAATCTGG GTGGAAATTCGAGAACAGCCATGGTAGCGGCCCTCAGTCCAGCTGATGTCAACTATGATGAGACTCTCAGCACACTCCG gTATGCTGACCGAGCAAAGAACATCAAATGCAATGCTGTTATTAATGAGGATCCCAACAACAAGCTGGTGCGGGACTTGAAGGACGAGGTGTCTCGTCTGAAGGAACTGCTTCGTGCCCAGGGCCTGGGAGACATCCTGGATA TTGATCCTATGGGGGATGATTACCCAGGAAGTGGAATcaaat ATCTCAAAGACTTTCAGAACAATAAGAATAGATACTTGATAGCTTCAGAGAACCAACGCCCTGGCCATTTCTCCACAGCACCTCTTGGTTCCTTGACAGCCTCTCCATCTTCTGGCTCACTGTCCAGCCAGGTGGGCTTGCAGTCAGTCACCAGCATCCAGGAGCGCATCATGTCTAcgccaggaggagaggaagctaTTGAAAGACTCAAG GAATCCGAAAAGATCATCGCTGAGCTCAATGAAACTTGGGAAGAGAAACTGCGAAAGACAGAGGCCATTCGCATGGAGAG GGAGGCCTTACTGGCTGAGATGGGTGTGGCAATTCGTGAAGATGGAGGCACTTTAGGTGTCTTCTCACCTAAAAAG ACTCCACACCTGGTTAACCTGAATGAGGATCCTCTGATGTCAGAGTGTCTGCTCTACTACATAAAAGACGGAATTACAAG GGTTGGTCAAGCTGATGCTGAGAGACGACAGGACATTGTTTTAAGTGGTGCTcacatcagagaggagcactgcatCTTCCGCAGTGAGAGGAATGCCAACGGAGACG TTGTTGTCCTGCTGGTGCCCTGCGAGGGGTCGGAGACCTATGTTAATGGCAAACGTGTTGAAGACGCAATCCAGCTTCGTTCAG GTAACCGGATCATTATGGGGAAGAACCACGTGTTCCGGTTCAACCACCCAGAACAGGCCAGAGCTGAAAGGGAGAAGACGCCCTCTGCTGAAACTCCCATGGAGCCGGTGGATTGGACCTTTGCTCAGAGAGAACTTTTGGAGAAGCAGGGAATTGACATGAAACAGGAGATGGAGAAACG GCTCACTGAAATGGAAATTctgtacaaaaaagaaaaagaagaagcagaccAACTCCTGGAACAGCAGCGACTG GTGTACGAGAGCAAATTGCAGGAACTGCAGAAACAAGTGGAGACTATATCTCTGGTGGCCGAGACGCCCGATGAAGAGGAGTtatatgaggaggaggaagaggaag TTCCATGGACTCAGCATGAGTTTGAGTTGGCTCAGTGGGCCTTCAGGAAGTGGAGATACCATCAGTTCACCTCCCTGCGTGATCAGCTGTGGGGCAACGCTGTCTACTTAAAGGAAGCCAATGCCATTAGTGTAGAGCTCAAGAAAAAG GTTCAGTTCCAGTTTGTCCTCCTGACAGAGACCTTGTACTCACCACTGCCCCCTGAGTTGGCATCACAAGAGCCTGAAAAAGAGCGTGACTCCAGGCCTTTCCCCCGCACTGTGGTAGCTGTGGAGGTTCAGGATCTAAAAAATGGAGCCACTCACCACTGGTCACTGGATAAACTCAA GCAACGGTTGGAGAAGATGAGAGAGATGTATGACCGTGCTGGAGAAATGGCGTCCACAAaccaggaggaaggagaaggaccTCTGACAGGAAACGACCCGTTTTATGACCGCTTCCATTGGTTTAAGCTGGTGGGAAG CTCCCCCATCTTCCACGGTTGTGTCAATGAGCACTTGGCCGACCGCACGCCCTCCCCCACATTTTCCACCACCGACTCGGAGATCACTGAGATGGCAGACGAGCGTCAGAGCGAGATGTCCGATTTAATCGACGACGAGGCATTCGTGGACGACACCAGCTCGGACGCCGGCACGGAGGAGGGCTCCGACATCTTCAGCGATGGCCAGGACCCGTTCTACGACCGCTCCCCCTGGTTCATCCTGGTGGGAAG AGCTTTTGTGTACCTGAGTAACCTGCTGTACTCTGTTCCACTGGTGCACCGTGTTGCCATAGTAACAGAGAAGGGCGAGGTGCGTGGTTTCCTGCGGGTGGGAGTCCAGGCTATAGCTG CTGATGAGGAGGCTCCAGACTACGGTTCAGGAGTTAGACAGTCAGGAACTGCCAAGATCTCTTTTGATGACGAATACTTTAAAAAG AACGAGTTTCCCTCTACTGTCATGACCCGCTCTGGTATGTCCTTGGAAGAGCTGCGCATtgttgagggtcagggtcaaagtTCGGAGGTCATCACACCTTCAGAGGAGCTCAATCGAATCAATGACATTG ACCTCAAACTGGGCAACATCGCAGACACCAAACTGATCCGTGAGGGTCTGGCAGGTCAGCTGGAAGTTGGAAGCATCTTTACTTTCCGTGTCACTGTGCTACAGGCTAGCGGTGTCCAACCTGAGTACGCAGACATCTTCTGTCAGTTCAA TTTCCTACATCGACACGATGAAGCTTTTTCCACTGAGCCGTTGAAGAACGCAGGGAAAGGAGCTCCCCTGGGCTTTTACCACGTCCAGAAT ATTTCTGTTGAGGTCACGGAGTCCTTCATCGAGTACATCAAGAGTAAGCCCATTGTGTTTGAAGTGTTTGGACACTACCAGCAACACCCGCTGCACCTTCATGGCCAGGAGCTCATCAG TCCTCCAACACAGTCGAGGAAATACTATCCTATTCCAATGCCTCTGTCTAAACCAG TTCCAGCTACCAAGTTGAACACCATCACCAAGTCCAACCTGGGTCAGTGCGTGAGCAAGTACGATCTTCTGGTCTGGTTTGAGATCAGTGAGCTGGAGCCCACAGGAGA GTACATCCCAGCTATAGTGGATCACAGTGGAGGACTGCCCTGCCATGGCACCTACCTCTTGCACCAG GGAATCCAGAGGAGAATCACAGTGACTCTCATTCACGAGAAGGGAAGTGAGCTACACTGGAAGGATGTTCGAGAGCTGGTAGTAG GCCGCATCAGGAACAAGGCTGAAGTGGACGACAGGGCTTCTGATGGCATTCTCTCCCTCAACATCATCTCTGCCAAGAACATCAAGTCGTCTCACAACTCCAACAG GACTTTCTACCGCTTCGAGGCTGTGTGGGACAGCTCCCTGCACAACTCCCTACTGCTGAACCGAGTCACTCCTTATGGCGAGAAGATTTACATGACTTTGTCCGCATATCTCGAG TTGGACCATTGCATCCAGCCTGCTATTATTACCAAAGACATCTGCATGGTCTTCTACTCCCGAGACGCTAAGATCTCCCCTCCTCGGTCCCTCAGGAACCTGTTTGTGAGCGGATACTCCAAAACCCCAGACTG CAATCGAGTCACTGGCATCTACGAGCTGAGCTTGTGTAAGATGTCTGACACCGGAAGTCCAG GGATgcagcggaggaggagaaaggtgcTGGACACATCCGTGGCTTACGTGCGTGGAGAGGAGAACCTGGCCGGGTGGAGGCCCAGAGGAGACAGTCTGATCGTGGAGCACCAATGGGAGCTGGAGAAAATGGAGCAGTTGCATGAG GTGGAGAAAACccgccacctgctgctgctgagggagaAACTGGGTGACACCAACCCAGCTCCCTCCACCAAATCCCTGAGTGAGCTGCTGTCACCCAGCATGAGCTCGGGGACCCTGTCCACCTCCACATccatctcctcccagatctccAGCACCACCTATGAAAGTGCCATCACCCCCAGCGAGAGCAGCGGCTACGACTCAACGGACATAGAGAGCCTGGTGGATCGTGAGAAGGAGCTGGCCACCAAG TGCCTGCGCCTCCTGACACACACCTTCAACAGTGAATACAACCAAGTGGTCAACAGCATCAGCGACTGCAAG TTGTCCGATATCTCAGCCCTGGGACGTGACCCATCAGTGACCAGCTTCAGCAGCGCCactctcaccccctcctccacgTGCCCCTCCCTCGCCGACTCCCGCTGTGGTTCCATAGACCAAAA GACTCCAGAGAACAACTCCCGTGCCTCCAGTCCCTCCTACTCAGACTACGAGAACTTCCCGATGGTTCCGTCTGTGGAGACTTCCTACCTTGCACGGGCAGGAAAGAACGAGTTCCTCAACTTGGTGCCTGATATTGAAGAGATGAGGCCAGG ATCGGTAGTATCCAAGAAAGGCTTCCTGAGCTTCATGGAGCCGCGCTCCAACTCGTGGGTGAAGCACTTCGTGGTGGTGCGTCGGCCCTACGTCTTCATCTACAACAGCGACAAGGACCCTGTGGAACGTGGCGTCCTCAACCTGTCCACTGCTCAGGTGGAGTACAGTGAAGACCAGCAGGCCATGCTGAAG ACTCCAAACACGTTTGCTGTGTGCACGAAGCATCGAGGAATCCTCCTCCAGGCCCTCAACGAGAAAGACATGAACGACTGGCTTTACGCCTTTAACCCTCTGCTGGCTGGAACGATAAG ATCCAAGCTGGCGAGGAGGCGCAGCGGCCTAACGAAGAACTGA